The Achromobacter deleyi genome has a window encoding:
- a CDS encoding glycosyltransferase, with protein MNILYTNYHSGTTIGGHTIYVVSLLRALAQRHRLTVAVPGGSSLHRLAGGVPGVHVVAQDYPSRLGKRLAAARALRRVILAQQIDVVHVNGSSDHRTVILACMGLGKRRPRIVLTKHNDIPISYIGAALRTRVGTDHVIGVCDFVERMLHASPYAARPVSTIANGVDIERYSPWTEASASVARARLLGEHAAKCTLLLGSNAGTNSYKGWMDMVRAVVQLGPRAAGVYIALAGAAPDAEQKQELEALKMSDRVIFAGVLDDVRPFLAALDLGFVLSYRVETISFACREMMSMGLPVIVSDQGGLPENIEAGVDGWIVPKRDPEAVAGVLAGILDDPGCVERMGAAARAKSVAEFGLEQFARRTEQVYLSLARTAP; from the coding sequence ATGAATATTCTCTATACGAACTATCACAGCGGTACGACGATTGGCGGCCACACCATTTACGTTGTCTCGTTGCTGCGCGCCCTGGCGCAGCGTCATCGCCTGACCGTCGCCGTGCCTGGGGGCAGCAGCCTGCACCGGCTGGCCGGCGGCGTGCCGGGCGTGCACGTAGTGGCCCAGGATTACCCGAGCAGGCTGGGCAAGCGCCTGGCGGCCGCGCGCGCCCTGCGGCGTGTCATCCTCGCGCAGCAGATCGACGTGGTCCATGTCAATGGGTCTTCCGACCATCGCACGGTGATCCTGGCCTGCATGGGCCTGGGGAAGCGTCGGCCGCGCATCGTGTTGACCAAGCACAATGACATTCCCATTTCGTACATCGGCGCCGCACTGCGCACGCGTGTGGGCACCGATCACGTGATTGGCGTATGCGACTTCGTGGAGCGCATGCTGCACGCCTCTCCGTATGCTGCCAGGCCTGTCTCCACCATCGCCAACGGTGTGGATATCGAGCGCTACTCGCCGTGGACCGAGGCGAGCGCAAGTGTCGCGCGCGCCAGATTGCTGGGAGAGCACGCGGCCAAATGCACGCTGCTGCTAGGCAGCAATGCCGGTACGAATTCCTATAAGGGCTGGATGGACATGGTCCGAGCCGTGGTCCAGCTCGGACCACGCGCCGCCGGCGTCTACATAGCCCTGGCCGGCGCCGCGCCCGACGCGGAGCAGAAGCAGGAGCTGGAAGCCTTGAAGATGTCCGACCGGGTGATTTTCGCCGGCGTGCTGGATGATGTGCGCCCGTTTCTGGCGGCGCTGGATCTGGGCTTCGTGCTTTCTTACCGGGTCGAGACCATCTCATTCGCCTGCCGCGAGATGATGTCCATGGGGCTGCCGGTCATCGTGTCGGATCAGGGTGGACTGCCCGAGAACATCGAGGCGGGTGTCGACGGCTGGATCGTGCCAAAGCGCGATCCCGAAGCGGTGGCCGGTGTGCTGGCCGGGATACTGGATGATCCCGGCTGCGTCGAGCGCATGGGGGCAGCGGCACGGGCCAAGAGCGTGGCGGAATTCGGGCTGGAGCAATTTGCCCGCCGCACCGAACAGGTCTATTTGAGCCTGGCGCGCACGGCGCCTTGA
- a CDS encoding glycosyltransferase family 2 protein, with the protein MKLSVIIITKNEAANIAACLKSVAFADEFIVVDSGSTDGTVELAQALGARVETTSDWPGFGPQKNRALDLATGDWVLSIDADERVTPELAREIQEVLRDPRGDAYEIARLSNFCGRDIRHSGWWPDYVLRLFKRGTARFTDAAVHERVVPANGQPLRLQGYFNHYPYDNLDALVTKINRYSSDAAAMMYAKGRRTSIFGALGHGFWTFVRIYLIRRGFLDGRHGLVLAVTAAMGSFLRYAKLMFLTNRGK; encoded by the coding sequence ATGAAGTTATCGGTAATCATCATCACCAAGAATGAAGCGGCGAATATCGCCGCCTGCCTTAAGTCCGTGGCGTTTGCGGACGAGTTCATCGTGGTGGATTCGGGCAGCACCGACGGTACGGTGGAGCTGGCGCAAGCCTTGGGCGCGCGGGTGGAAACGACGTCCGACTGGCCGGGGTTCGGGCCTCAGAAAAACCGCGCGCTGGATCTGGCGACGGGCGACTGGGTGCTGTCGATCGACGCCGACGAGCGCGTCACCCCCGAACTGGCCCGGGAAATCCAGGAAGTGCTGCGCGACCCGCGCGGCGATGCCTACGAGATCGCTCGGCTGTCGAACTTCTGCGGCCGCGACATCCGCCACAGCGGCTGGTGGCCTGACTACGTGCTGCGCCTGTTCAAGCGCGGCACGGCGCGCTTCACCGACGCCGCCGTGCACGAGCGCGTGGTGCCGGCCAACGGCCAGCCTCTGCGGTTGCAAGGCTATTTCAATCACTACCCGTACGACAACCTGGACGCGCTGGTCACCAAGATCAATCGCTATTCGTCCGACGCGGCCGCGATGATGTATGCCAAGGGCAGGCGCACCTCGATCTTCGGGGCGCTGGGCCACGGATTCTGGACGTTCGTGCGGATCTATCTGATCCGGCGCGGCTTTCTCGATGGCCGCCATGGCTTGGTGCTGGCCGTGACCGCGGCAATGGGCAGCTTCCTGCGCTACGCCAAGCTCATGTTCCTGACTAACCGCGGCAAGTGA
- a CDS encoding polysaccharide deacetylase family protein — protein sequence MNAPNVPVLMYHHVTPAGGMIAATPEVFEAQLARLALAGYQSLSAAQFAGYLAGDSVPERSVLITFDDGYLNNWVHAHPVLARHGMRAVLFTITGWIGDGPPRPHAGQDGPLPATPDHDACKQLVAAGRADEAMLRWSEIEAMQAAGTFEFHSHTHTHTRWDKVCGADVSAKRERIAQDLHDSRDALVRRLGGVSDHLCWPQGYFDADYVAAARHAGFRHLYTTDPFGQNIPGADPEHIYRFAVRNQGGAWLNRRIWLSRDPFWGPRYHAWKAWKKRLRNRG from the coding sequence ATGAACGCGCCCAACGTTCCGGTGCTGATGTATCACCACGTCACGCCGGCCGGCGGCATGATCGCCGCGACGCCCGAAGTATTCGAGGCGCAGCTTGCGCGGCTGGCGCTTGCGGGCTACCAGTCGCTGTCCGCGGCGCAGTTCGCCGGATACCTGGCAGGAGACAGCGTCCCCGAACGGTCCGTGCTGATCACCTTCGATGACGGCTATCTGAACAACTGGGTGCACGCGCATCCGGTGCTGGCGCGCCACGGCATGCGCGCGGTGCTGTTCACCATCACGGGCTGGATCGGCGACGGTCCGCCGCGGCCGCACGCGGGGCAAGACGGCCCCTTGCCGGCCACGCCCGATCATGACGCCTGCAAGCAGCTGGTGGCGGCGGGCCGCGCCGACGAGGCCATGTTGCGCTGGAGCGAGATCGAGGCCATGCAGGCCGCCGGCACTTTCGAATTCCATTCCCACACGCACACCCACACGCGCTGGGACAAGGTCTGCGGCGCCGACGTGAGCGCCAAGCGCGAGCGCATCGCGCAGGACCTGCACGATTCCCGCGACGCGCTGGTCCGCCGGCTGGGCGGAGTCAGCGACCATCTCTGCTGGCCCCAGGGCTATTTCGATGCGGACTATGTGGCCGCGGCCCGGCATGCGGGATTCCGGCATTTGTACACTACCGATCCTTTCGGGCAGAACATCCCGGGTGCGGATCCTGAGCACATTTATCGTTTTGCGGTGCGCAATCAGGGCGGCGCCTGGCTGAACCGGCGCATCTGGCTGTCGCGCGACCCATTCTGGGGGCCGCGCTATCACGCCTGGAAGGCCTGGAAAAAGCGTCTTAGGAATCGCGGATGA
- a CDS encoding glycosyltransferase family 4 protein: protein MSSLRIVHSEAATSFGGQEGRIFKEMTAMRARGHHLEAICQPKAQLTERLRDAGFTVHALDMWGPVNYMKGVAAVRNILREGRFDVLNTHSRRDTVIAAAAGRLVGTPLIVRTRHLSNKVGSLWSYTVLPHRVTTVSDHVREYLITRGVAREKVATVYSPIVLPAPVERSTLREELGLADDDIVVGCVAVMRATKGHKDLIDAIVPLMATRPNLHLVFIGAGSPVFEQTQAYVAERGLQDRIHLMGTRRDVPNLLAGFDLFALATQQEASGTVYVEAQASGLPVVGTNVGGVSEMFRDGETGILVPPKNPAALTEALQRLIDDPALRQRMGEAGRKMVWEEAVFSPARLAETTEALYTKWLAERRR, encoded by the coding sequence ATGTCTAGCCTGCGTATCGTTCACTCGGAAGCAGCCACCAGCTTCGGCGGACAGGAAGGACGGATATTCAAGGAGATGACCGCGATGCGCGCGCGCGGGCATCATCTTGAAGCGATCTGCCAGCCGAAGGCGCAGCTGACCGAACGTCTTCGCGATGCCGGCTTCACCGTGCATGCCCTCGATATGTGGGGGCCCGTGAATTACATGAAAGGCGTGGCGGCCGTCCGGAACATCCTCAGAGAAGGGCGTTTCGATGTGCTCAACACGCACAGCCGGCGCGATACCGTGATCGCCGCGGCCGCCGGCCGGCTCGTCGGTACGCCGCTGATCGTGCGGACCCGCCACCTGTCCAACAAAGTCGGGTCGCTGTGGTCGTACACCGTCCTTCCGCACAGGGTCACGACGGTCAGCGATCACGTGCGCGAGTACCTGATCACCCGGGGTGTTGCGCGCGAGAAGGTGGCAACCGTGTATTCGCCCATCGTGCTGCCAGCGCCGGTCGAGCGCTCCACCTTGCGCGAAGAACTGGGCCTCGCCGACGACGACATCGTCGTGGGCTGCGTGGCCGTGATGCGCGCCACCAAAGGCCACAAGGACCTGATCGACGCGATCGTGCCGCTCATGGCCACCCGGCCCAATCTGCACCTGGTGTTCATCGGCGCCGGATCGCCGGTGTTCGAGCAGACCCAGGCCTATGTGGCCGAACGCGGGCTGCAGGACCGCATCCACTTGATGGGTACGCGGCGCGATGTCCCCAACCTGCTGGCGGGCTTCGACCTCTTCGCCCTGGCGACGCAACAGGAAGCCTCCGGCACGGTCTACGTGGAAGCGCAGGCCAGCGGCCTGCCCGTGGTTGGCACGAATGTCGGCGGCGTGTCCGAGATGTTCCGCGATGGCGAGACCGGCATCCTGGTCCCGCCCAAGAATCCTGCCGCGTTGACCGAAGCCTTGCAGCGCCTGATCGACGACCCCGCCTTGCGCCAGCGCATGGGCGAGGCGGGCCGCAAGATGGTCTGGGAAGAGGCGGTTTTTTCGCCCGCCCGCCTGGCCGAAACCACCGAGGCCCTCTATACCAAGTGGCTGGCGGAGCGTCGGAGATGA